The following proteins are co-located in the Paenibacillus sp. JNUCC32 genome:
- a CDS encoding Gfo/Idh/MocA family protein has protein sequence MIKAGVMGAGGMGAVHIKNLHGNEHVQLAAICDTNEALAKQQAELYGAAYYTDGSTMLEQEPLDVLYVCIPPFCHGDIEEQAAAKGIHLMVEKPLGLDVESVRHKAKVIAESGIIAASGYCLRYLDTVAIAKDFLKDKKIGMVRAHYITTPVPTPWWRKKALSGGQLVEQSTHTMDLVRYLCGDITRLYADMKLLLVNDIPDLDIPDVGAIQFVLDSGAVGHMQTGFIQFDHRSGIEIMGRDFRVVLDGTTLSIVDKEKEVVYRSKTDFYKNLTNAFIDAIRSNDPSLVLASYEDGFKTLEVTLAANESAETGQPVTIQP, from the coding sequence ATGATTAAAGCAGGCGTGATGGGAGCGGGCGGCATGGGCGCCGTCCACATTAAAAATCTTCACGGGAACGAACATGTCCAGCTGGCCGCGATATGCGATACGAATGAAGCGTTAGCCAAACAGCAGGCCGAGCTTTACGGTGCGGCCTATTATACGGACGGCAGCACGATGCTGGAGCAGGAGCCGCTCGATGTGCTGTATGTCTGCATCCCGCCCTTCTGCCATGGCGACATTGAAGAGCAGGCAGCTGCCAAGGGCATTCACCTGATGGTGGAGAAGCCGCTGGGACTGGACGTCGAGTCCGTTCGCCATAAAGCCAAAGTCATTGCTGAAAGCGGAATCATCGCCGCCTCCGGTTACTGCCTGCGGTACCTGGATACGGTGGCGATCGCCAAGGATTTTCTCAAGGACAAAAAAATCGGCATGGTCCGCGCCCACTACATCACAACGCCTGTGCCGACTCCATGGTGGCGCAAAAAGGCATTGTCCGGCGGGCAGCTGGTTGAGCAATCCACGCATACCATGGACTTGGTCCGTTACCTGTGCGGCGACATCACCCGCCTGTATGCCGATATGAAACTGCTGCTGGTCAATGACATCCCGGATCTGGACATTCCGGATGTGGGCGCCATCCAATTCGTCCTGGATTCCGGAGCCGTCGGCCATATGCAAACCGGGTTTATCCAGTTCGATCACCGCAGCGGCATCGAGATTATGGGCCGGGATTTCCGGGTCGTCCTGGACGGAACCACGCTCTCCATCGTAGACAAGGAGAAGGAAGTGGTGTACCGCAGCAAGACGGACTTTTACAAAAATCTTACCAATGCCTTTATTGACGCTATTCGGAGCAATGACCCGAGCCTGGTGCTGGCATCCTACGAAGACGGCTTCAAGACGCTGGAAGTGACGCTGGCGGCCAATGAATCCGCCGAGACCGGCCAACCTGTAACGATTCAGCCATAA
- a CDS encoding Gfo/Idh/MocA family protein: MLHVLVVGAGAMGKTHAAAYASMPGVKLAGIADIRLEKARQLADEYEAGAYRSFEAAVEDLGAGQIDVIDVCLPTPLHKDYVVKAADIGKHVICEKPLARTEEDARFMINYCRDKGVRLFVGHVLRFFPEYVKAKSLLDQGSIGKPAVIRAGRGGGYPIGWNHWYSDFGASGGITLDAMIHDFDYLRWCFGEVERVYAKGLNGRLQAQLDYSLVTLRFRSGVIAHVEGTWAHDGFSMNLEMAGTGGIIDYDSAKDSPLLFKSRSSAATIPGVAVPESPLERSPYYRELEHFMSCIRDGSEPLVSAEDAYEALRIALAALASMAAGEPVVVGHAALTLAST; encoded by the coding sequence ATGTTACACGTGTTAGTCGTTGGGGCAGGCGCCATGGGAAAAACCCATGCCGCCGCCTATGCTTCGATGCCGGGAGTGAAGCTTGCCGGCATCGCCGATATCCGGCTGGAGAAAGCGAGGCAGCTTGCGGACGAATATGAAGCAGGCGCCTATCGTTCGTTCGAAGCGGCGGTAGAGGATTTGGGTGCAGGGCAGATTGATGTCATCGACGTCTGCCTGCCAACCCCGCTTCACAAGGACTACGTTGTCAAAGCGGCGGACATCGGCAAGCATGTCATATGCGAGAAACCGCTGGCTAGAACCGAAGAAGACGCGCGATTCATGATCAACTACTGCCGTGATAAGGGCGTGCGCTTGTTTGTCGGTCATGTGCTGCGCTTCTTCCCGGAATACGTGAAGGCCAAGTCGCTGCTCGATCAAGGCAGCATCGGGAAGCCTGCCGTCATCCGGGCTGGCCGCGGCGGCGGTTATCCGATCGGCTGGAACCATTGGTACAGCGATTTTGGAGCGAGCGGCGGCATTACGCTGGATGCGATGATCCATGATTTTGATTACCTGCGCTGGTGCTTCGGAGAAGTTGAGCGCGTCTATGCCAAGGGGCTGAACGGCCGCCTCCAGGCTCAGCTGGATTATTCGCTGGTGACCCTTCGCTTCCGCAGCGGCGTCATCGCTCATGTTGAGGGCACCTGGGCCCATGACGGCTTCTCCATGAATTTGGAGATGGCGGGCACCGGCGGCATCATTGACTACGATAGTGCCAAGGACAGCCCGCTTCTCTTCAAATCGCGGAGCAGTGCCGCGACGATTCCCGGCGTCGCCGTTCCGGAAAGTCCGCTTGAACGAAGTCCCTATTACCGGGAACTGGAACACTTTATGTCGTGCATCCGCGACGGCAGCGAACCGCTGGTTTCCGCCGAAGACGCATATGAAGCGCTTCGCATCGCACTTGCCGCTTTAGCCTCCATGGCTGCAGGCGAGCCGGTGGTTGTCGGGCACGCTGCGCTTACCCTCGCCTCGACATGA
- a CDS encoding glycerol-3-phosphate dehydrogenase/oxidase produces the protein MEQSQSFSSLDRGHRFQRIAEDTYDLIVIGGGITGAGIALDAVTRGMSVLLVEMQDFAAGTSSRSTKLVHGGLRYLKQFEVGMVAEVGKERAVVYENGPHVTTPEWMLLPIHQGGTFGKFSTSIGLMVYDFLAGVKRGERRSMLSAFETLKREPLLKQEGLKGGGYYVEYRTDDARLTLEVMKEAAARGAVLFNYAKAESLNYDANGRITGVTVRDMLGGAVKSVSGTKIVNAAGPWVDQVREMDKSRKGKMLQLTKGVHLVIDQSRFPLRQAVYFDTPDGRMVFAIPRDGKTYVGTTDTVYKADPVRPLITVEDRDYILKAIHYMFPGVKLSPADVESGWAGVRPLILEEGKSPSEISRKDEIWESPSGLITIAGGKLTGYRKMADTVVDLVAKRIQESGGKAYGASVTKNLPISGGQVGGSSQFPDFVRKQTEIGAAQGIDRKLAEHWARMYGSNAAELFRLAKEGSDQAEASALPVSVLVPLMYAIEHEMASKPADFFIRRTGSLLFHIDWTRKWKVPVINYMATVLGWSEQQRTEYTRELDEELASAAQPAANEPPAQAPIPPNAPKAKLSS, from the coding sequence GTGGAGCAGTCACAGTCGTTTTCAAGTTTGGACCGCGGGCATCGATTTCAAAGAATAGCAGAGGACACCTACGATCTGATCGTGATCGGCGGCGGAATCACCGGAGCGGGGATTGCACTGGATGCGGTCACGCGCGGCATGTCGGTGCTGCTGGTGGAAATGCAGGATTTTGCCGCGGGAACGAGCAGCCGTTCCACCAAGCTGGTGCATGGCGGGCTGCGGTATTTGAAGCAGTTTGAAGTCGGCATGGTGGCCGAGGTAGGCAAAGAACGGGCCGTGGTGTACGAGAACGGGCCGCACGTAACGACCCCGGAATGGATGCTGCTGCCGATACACCAGGGCGGCACCTTCGGGAAGTTTAGCACCTCCATCGGTTTGATGGTGTATGATTTCCTGGCCGGCGTGAAGCGGGGAGAACGGCGATCCATGCTGTCCGCCTTCGAGACGTTAAAGCGGGAGCCGCTTCTGAAGCAGGAGGGCCTGAAGGGCGGCGGCTATTACGTGGAATACCGGACGGACGACGCCAGGCTGACGCTGGAGGTCATGAAGGAGGCGGCCGCCAGAGGGGCGGTTCTGTTTAACTACGCCAAGGCGGAGTCGCTGAATTATGATGCGAATGGGCGGATTACCGGGGTTACGGTAAGGGATATGCTCGGCGGCGCTGTGAAGTCCGTCTCCGGCACCAAAATCGTAAATGCGGCCGGGCCTTGGGTGGACCAAGTGCGCGAAATGGATAAGTCCAGGAAGGGAAAAATGCTTCAGCTGACCAAAGGGGTTCATCTGGTCATCGACCAATCCAGGTTCCCGCTTCGCCAGGCGGTCTACTTCGATACGCCCGACGGCAGGATGGTGTTTGCCATTCCCCGGGACGGGAAAACCTATGTCGGCACAACCGACACGGTTTATAAGGCGGATCCCGTACGTCCCTTGATCACGGTGGAAGACCGGGATTATATTTTGAAGGCCATCCATTACATGTTTCCGGGCGTAAAGCTAAGTCCGGCAGACGTTGAATCGGGATGGGCCGGGGTCCGGCCCCTGATTCTGGAGGAAGGCAAGAGCCCGTCCGAAATTTCCCGCAAGGATGAAATTTGGGAATCCCCCTCCGGCCTGATCACCATTGCGGGAGGGAAGCTGACCGGGTATCGGAAAATGGCGGACACCGTCGTTGACCTGGTAGCGAAACGGATTCAAGAAAGCGGCGGGAAGGCATATGGCGCCAGCGTAACGAAAAATCTGCCGATTTCCGGCGGTCAGGTTGGCGGTTCCAGCCAATTCCCGGATTTTGTCCGCAAGCAGACGGAGATCGGCGCGGCGCAAGGAATTGACCGTAAGCTTGCCGAGCACTGGGCGCGAATGTACGGCTCAAACGCAGCGGAATTGTTCCGCTTGGCCAAGGAAGGCTCCGATCAGGCGGAGGCATCGGCGCTTCCGGTGTCGGTATTGGTTCCGCTGATGTATGCCATTGAGCATGAGATGGCATCGAAGCCGGCCGACTTTTTTATCCGCCGCACGGGGTCTCTCTTGTTTCATATCGACTGGACGAGAAAATGGAAGGTGCCCGTGATCAATTATATGGCTACCGTACTGGGCTGGAGCGAACAGCAGAGAACCGAGTACACCAGGGAACTGGATGAGGAGCTGGCTTCGGCCGCGCAGCCGGCCGCTAACGAACCGCCGGCCCAGGCACCGATTCCGCCAAACGCTCCAAAGGCCAAACTTTCGTCTTAA
- a CDS encoding carbohydrate ABC transporter permease — protein MTTSTQAEKASRLAVHILLAVGALLMIMPFLWMISTSFKSFADSMSVPPKWLPVEWHPDNYLRVIQTIDFGTYYLNTVIVTVGRTAGQLILCSLAAYAFASLRFPFKNAIFLALLAVLMVPSQVVMIPSFVIMREFNWLDTFYVLIVPGIFSAFGTFLLRQFFMTLPKDLEEAAKIDGCSYFRIYWNIYLPLSKAALVSLAIFTILASWNDLLWPLIMTSSEEMRVLSIGISSFQGQHSTDYPLLMAGALMATLPIIILFIFLQRYFIEGIAMNGIKG, from the coding sequence GTGACTACTTCAACCCAAGCTGAAAAAGCAAGCCGCCTGGCGGTACACATCCTGTTAGCCGTCGGGGCGCTGCTCATGATCATGCCGTTTCTGTGGATGATCTCGACATCCTTCAAGTCCTTTGCCGACTCCATGTCCGTTCCGCCGAAATGGCTGCCTGTGGAATGGCATCCGGACAACTACCTTCGTGTCATCCAAACCATTGATTTCGGCACTTATTATTTGAACACCGTCATCGTGACGGTGGGTCGCACCGCGGGCCAGCTCATTCTGTGCTCGCTGGCAGCCTACGCATTCGCCAGCTTGAGGTTCCCGTTCAAGAATGCCATTTTTCTCGCCCTCCTGGCCGTATTGATGGTACCTTCCCAAGTCGTTATGATTCCGAGCTTTGTCATCATGCGCGAGTTCAACTGGCTCGACACGTTTTACGTGCTCATCGTACCCGGCATATTCAGCGCCTTCGGCACGTTCTTGTTAAGACAGTTCTTCATGACGCTGCCGAAGGATCTGGAGGAGGCTGCCAAAATCGACGGCTGCAGTTATTTCCGAATTTACTGGAATATCTACTTGCCGTTATCCAAGGCCGCACTCGTCTCGTTGGCGATTTTCACCATCTTAGCTTCATGGAACGATCTGCTGTGGCCGCTCATTATGACGAGCTCCGAGGAGATGCGCGTCCTTTCGATCGGGATATCCAGCTTCCAGGGGCAGCATTCCACCGATTATCCGCTGCTGATGGCCGGGGCCTTGATGGCCACCCTTCCCATCATCATCCTGTTCATCTTCCTTCAGCGGTATTTCATTGAAGGCATAGCCATGAATGGGATCAAAGGATAA
- a CDS encoding Gfo/Idh/MocA family protein produces MKLGVISFAHMHAFSYAKALLGIEGVELAGIADPVEERGRKYAEHFETAYYRDYRELLDQGLDGVIVTSENAHHKEHVLAAAAAGVHVLCEKPLSTNIQDAQDMIDACKANGVLLQTAFPVRYNTTVVRAKQMIDEGKLGRILAMKGTNRGRNPGGWFIDPELSGGGAVIDHTVHVADIMRWITGAEVKEVYAEVDHLISEAPIDDSGILTMEFDNGVFATLDCSWSRNKEFPTWGDVTLEIVGSAGTLSVNATSQKLHVYTDESGYRHQAWGDSMDASLIRDFVDAISSGAAEASVTGEDGLHALAVAVAAYRSSADKRTIAMSEL; encoded by the coding sequence ATGAAATTGGGAGTGATCAGCTTTGCGCATATGCATGCGTTCAGTTATGCCAAAGCCCTTCTCGGGATTGAAGGCGTGGAGCTTGCCGGCATCGCCGACCCTGTAGAGGAGCGCGGCCGGAAATACGCCGAGCATTTCGAAACCGCCTATTATCGGGATTATCGCGAGCTGCTGGACCAAGGCTTGGACGGCGTCATCGTGACGTCCGAGAACGCGCATCATAAGGAGCACGTGCTGGCCGCCGCTGCGGCCGGGGTTCATGTGCTCTGCGAAAAACCGCTCTCGACCAACATACAGGATGCACAGGACATGATTGATGCCTGCAAAGCAAACGGCGTGCTGCTGCAAACGGCGTTCCCGGTGCGTTACAATACGACGGTCGTGCGGGCCAAGCAGATGATCGATGAGGGAAAACTAGGCCGCATTCTGGCCATGAAGGGAACCAACCGCGGACGCAATCCCGGCGGTTGGTTCATCGATCCGGAGCTCTCCGGCGGAGGAGCCGTCATTGACCATACCGTGCACGTCGCCGATATTATGCGCTGGATCACCGGTGCCGAGGTCAAGGAAGTGTACGCCGAGGTCGACCATCTCATCTCGGAAGCTCCGATTGATGACAGCGGCATCCTGACCATGGAATTCGACAATGGCGTATTTGCTACGCTGGATTGCAGCTGGTCCCGCAACAAGGAGTTCCCGACCTGGGGTGACGTCACCTTGGAAATCGTCGGTTCCGCCGGGACCCTTAGCGTCAATGCCACCAGTCAGAAGCTGCACGTATACACCGATGAATCCGGATACCGCCATCAGGCTTGGGGTGACAGCATGGATGCCAGCCTGATCAGGGATTTCGTGGATGCCATCTCCTCCGGCGCCGCGGAGGCATCCGTTACCGGCGAGGACGGGCTTCATGCGCTGGCCGTGGCCGTAGCCGCCTACCGATCGTCCGCGGACAAGCGGACGATCGCGATGTCGGAGCTGTGA
- a CDS encoding ABC transporter substrate-binding protein — protein sequence MKKRMSVLISILFVFSALLSACGGGNASGGDNGKKVINVALWDENVRDTLDKSIKIFNEKHPNVQVKVTYTPWADYWTKLKTSLAGNSGPDVYWMNGPNFHSYASSGLIKDLSPLIEQSGLDTSVYTEALVDMYTYQGKLHGLPYFQDSVGLFYNKELFDKAGLPYPDDTWTWETVEENAAKLTDKSNGIYGYITPIDSQIGYYNYIAQAGGFVISDDKKTSGYDTPEALSAFKWQQSLIEKGYSPNAQQQLETKSRQLFGSGKAAMFPGISVNSPELHKLLGDKLGVAVLPAGKEKASIVHGLSWAINGKTKVEQESWELIQILSGKEGQELLADSGFSMPAYKGTEGGWLKSIPSLDLQVFVDSLEFAVPYPVSQKTAEWQDAEVKEIQAAFLGKKTFEEALKNAGEQMNAILATETN from the coding sequence ATGAAAAAAAGAATGTCTGTCCTGATTTCGATACTGTTCGTGTTCTCCGCCCTGCTGTCCGCCTGCGGGGGCGGCAATGCCTCCGGAGGAGATAATGGCAAGAAGGTCATCAACGTTGCCCTGTGGGACGAAAATGTGCGGGACACGCTGGACAAATCCATCAAAATTTTCAATGAGAAGCACCCCAATGTACAGGTGAAGGTGACCTACACCCCATGGGCGGATTATTGGACCAAGCTGAAAACCAGCCTCGCCGGCAACAGCGGTCCCGACGTCTACTGGATGAACGGACCCAACTTTCACTCGTATGCCTCCTCCGGTCTGATCAAAGACCTGTCCCCCCTGATCGAGCAAAGCGGGCTCGACACCTCGGTTTATACCGAAGCGCTCGTCGATATGTATACCTATCAAGGCAAGCTTCACGGACTTCCTTACTTCCAGGATTCCGTAGGACTATTCTACAACAAAGAATTGTTTGACAAGGCCGGGCTGCCCTATCCGGACGATACCTGGACCTGGGAAACGGTAGAAGAGAACGCAGCCAAGCTGACGGATAAATCGAACGGAATCTACGGCTACATTACGCCGATCGACAGTCAAATCGGTTATTACAACTATATTGCCCAGGCCGGCGGATTCGTGATATCCGACGATAAAAAAACGTCCGGTTACGATACGCCGGAAGCTCTTTCGGCATTCAAATGGCAGCAGAGCCTGATTGAAAAAGGCTACTCTCCGAATGCGCAGCAGCAGCTTGAAACCAAGTCGCGCCAGCTGTTCGGATCGGGCAAAGCCGCCATGTTCCCGGGAATCTCCGTCAACTCTCCGGAACTGCACAAGCTGCTTGGCGACAAGCTGGGCGTCGCGGTTCTGCCCGCCGGAAAGGAAAAGGCGTCCATCGTCCATGGGCTCAGCTGGGCCATCAACGGCAAAACCAAGGTCGAGCAGGAGTCCTGGGAATTGATTCAGATTCTATCCGGCAAGGAAGGACAGGAATTGCTGGCCGACTCGGGCTTCTCGATGCCTGCTTACAAAGGCACGGAGGGAGGATGGCTGAAATCCATTCCTTCGCTTGATCTGCAAGTGTTCGTCGACAGCCTGGAGTTTGCCGTCCCGTATCCCGTATCACAAAAAACCGCAGAGTGGCAGGACGCGGAAGTGAAGGAAATCCAGGCCGCTTTCCTCGGCAAGAAAACGTTTGAAGAGGCGTTGAAAAATGCGGGTGAGCAGATGAATGCCATCCTTGCGACGGAAACCAATTAA
- a CDS encoding carbohydrate ABC transporter permease, which translates to MSSPITVTTKPPETTAKRKVGKLAFHEAMWGYIFILPVVLGLGLFYMAPSAASLFLSFTSWDGLTAPQFIGLDNFANLMKDDKFTGSMLNTMLYTIGTVPLSVALATVLAVLLNQKIKGMVFYRTFYFIPVITMPIAVGMVWKWLYNSEFGLINHVLGVMNLPQPNWLFDEKFALFSIVLVSVWSSIGYNAVILLSGLQGISGSYYEAASLDGAGTLYKFFRITLPLLTPSLFFVLVMSFINSFQVFDLIFIMMDQQTTMLESTRTVVYSIWEDGFKYFNMGYASAQAFILFVVILIITMVQMYIQKRWVHYQ; encoded by the coding sequence GTGAGCTCTCCCATCACTGTGACCACGAAACCTCCTGAAACGACGGCCAAGCGAAAGGTCGGGAAACTTGCCTTTCACGAAGCCATGTGGGGATACATCTTCATTCTGCCTGTCGTTCTGGGCCTCGGTCTGTTCTACATGGCACCTTCCGCCGCCTCCCTGTTTCTGTCGTTCACTTCCTGGGACGGATTGACTGCCCCCCAATTCATCGGGCTCGATAACTTCGCGAATTTGATGAAGGACGACAAATTCACCGGCTCCATGCTGAACACGATGCTGTATACCATCGGTACGGTACCGTTATCCGTTGCACTGGCAACGGTGCTGGCGGTGCTGCTGAACCAGAAGATCAAGGGTATGGTCTTCTACCGCACGTTCTATTTCATTCCCGTCATCACCATGCCGATCGCGGTCGGCATGGTGTGGAAATGGTTGTACAATTCCGAATTCGGATTAATCAACCATGTGCTGGGCGTCATGAACCTGCCGCAGCCCAACTGGCTGTTTGACGAGAAATTCGCCTTGTTCTCCATCGTGCTTGTCAGCGTGTGGAGCAGCATCGGTTATAACGCCGTCATTCTGCTCTCGGGTCTGCAGGGCATCTCCGGCAGCTACTATGAAGCGGCTTCGCTTGACGGAGCGGGGACGCTGTATAAGTTCTTCCGGATTACGCTGCCTCTGCTCACGCCCAGTTTGTTCTTTGTTTTGGTCATGTCCTTCATCAATTCGTTCCAGGTGTTCGACCTGATCTTCATCATGATGGATCAGCAGACCACGATGCTCGAGTCCACCCGGACGGTGGTATACAGCATCTGGGAAGACGGATTCAAATACTTCAACATGGGGTACGCTTCGGCGCAAGCCTTCATTCTCTTCGTGGTCATTCTGATCATCACCATGGTTCAGATGTACATTCAGAAGCGCTGGGTCCATTACCAATAA
- a CDS encoding ROK family transcriptional regulator: MKKGNHKLIQALNRSKVLNKIRTEGPISRIELAKKNKLSPSTVASAVQELIREGYVSEIGTGSSSGGRKPILLKFNPDNHFLLAVSITNSVMILARMNLEAKVLAKETHPIAGLQGEAVIERLLQLMDDFMAGQEDLERCVGISINVPGIVSDSQGVVHYNTKLRMTNVPLKRIFEDRYGMRTWVENDMNSVVLAERRFGDYAFANLIYISIGDGLGSGILINDHLLRGKHGGAGEFGHTSVNRSGIRCECGNAGCLDSYISWIAVYSRIITAIATGRPTLIQELSGGDYSKIVPSAFKEALRKGDKLARDLNEEVAEHLGAAIVNLVNMFNPEALILGGDLAHGNPELLDMVSAYIDRHAMPILKDDMVFGLASLGEEDKLMGAASVLLQDLLGFSLME, from the coding sequence ATGAAAAAAGGCAATCACAAGCTGATCCAGGCGCTAAACCGGTCCAAGGTGCTGAACAAGATCCGTACGGAAGGCCCTATATCCAGAATCGAACTGGCCAAAAAAAACAAGCTGAGTCCCTCCACGGTGGCATCGGCCGTTCAAGAACTGATCAGGGAAGGCTACGTTTCGGAAATTGGAACAGGCTCCTCCAGCGGCGGTAGAAAACCCATACTGCTTAAATTCAATCCGGATAATCACTTCCTGTTAGCCGTAAGCATAACGAATTCGGTCATGATCCTGGCCCGGATGAATCTGGAGGCGAAGGTGCTCGCGAAGGAAACGCACCCTATAGCCGGACTCCAGGGAGAAGCGGTTATCGAACGGCTGCTGCAGCTGATGGATGATTTCATGGCAGGTCAAGAGGATCTGGAACGGTGCGTCGGTATTTCCATTAACGTGCCCGGCATTGTGAGCGACAGCCAGGGCGTCGTGCACTATAACACGAAACTGCGGATGACGAATGTTCCATTGAAACGGATATTTGAAGACCGCTACGGAATGCGGACCTGGGTTGAGAATGACATGAATTCCGTTGTGCTTGCCGAACGCCGGTTCGGCGATTACGCGTTCGCGAATCTGATCTATATATCCATCGGGGACGGGCTTGGTTCCGGTATATTGATTAACGATCATCTCCTAAGAGGCAAGCATGGCGGTGCCGGGGAGTTCGGGCATACGAGCGTGAATCGCAGCGGAATCCGCTGCGAATGCGGCAATGCAGGCTGCCTCGACAGCTATATCAGCTGGATTGCCGTGTATTCCCGCATTATTACGGCAATCGCAACGGGAAGGCCGACGCTGATCCAGGAGCTGAGCGGAGGGGATTACAGTAAAATTGTTCCGTCCGCATTCAAGGAAGCCCTTCGCAAGGGGGACAAGCTGGCAAGGGATCTGAATGAAGAAGTGGCCGAACACTTGGGGGCGGCCATCGTCAACCTGGTGAACATGTTTAATCCCGAGGCGTTGATATTAGGCGGGGATTTGGCGCATGGTAATCCGGAATTGCTGGACATGGTCAGCGCATATATCGACCGGCATGCGATGCCGATTCTGAAGGATGACATGGTTTTCGGCTTGGCTTCCCTGGGCGAGGAGGACAAGCTGATGGGTGCGGCTTCGGTCCTGCTGCAGGACCTGCTGGGCTTCTCTTTGATGGAATAA
- the glpK gene encoding glycerol kinase GlpK, with protein sequence MEKYILALDQGTTSSRAILFNREGQIVHSAQREFPQYFPKPGWVEQNANEIWGSILAVIATCLSEAGVKTEQIAGIGITNQRETAVVWDRKSGEPIYPAIVWQSRQTAGICEELIAAGHDATVREKTGLLIDPYFSGTKIKWILDHVDGARERAKRGEIIFGTIDTWLIWKLSGGQVHVTDYSNASRTMLYNIHELKWDEELLQLLDIPKGMLPEVRPSSEIYSNTASYHFFGREVPIAGAAGDQQAALFGQTCFSEGMVKTTYGTGSFMLMNTGDKPVQSEHGLITTIAWGLDGRVQYALEGSVFVAGSAIQWLRDGLRMFREAKDSEPYARRVQSTEGVYVVPAFVGLGSPYWNSDVRGAVFGLTRGTSKEHFIRATLESLAYQTRDVLSVMEEDSGFHIESLRVDGGAVSNTFLMEFQSDILNVPVEVPDITETTALGAAYLAGLAVGFWKDQEEICSKWSMGQSFKPTMEESAREQLYSGWKKAVYAAMAFH encoded by the coding sequence TTGGAGAAGTATATTCTGGCGCTTGACCAAGGAACGACAAGCTCGCGCGCGATCCTGTTTAACCGCGAAGGGCAAATCGTTCACTCCGCTCAAAGGGAATTTCCGCAGTATTTTCCGAAGCCCGGTTGGGTGGAGCAGAATGCCAACGAAATATGGGGCTCGATTCTGGCGGTCATTGCGACTTGCTTATCCGAAGCGGGCGTGAAGACGGAGCAGATTGCCGGCATCGGAATTACGAATCAGCGGGAGACCGCGGTGGTATGGGACCGCAAGAGCGGTGAACCGATCTATCCCGCCATCGTATGGCAATCTCGCCAGACGGCCGGCATATGCGAGGAGCTCATTGCAGCAGGCCATGACGCCACGGTTAGGGAGAAGACGGGACTTCTGATCGATCCCTATTTCTCGGGAACGAAGATCAAATGGATCCTCGATCATGTGGACGGTGCGCGCGAACGGGCCAAGCGAGGAGAGATTATATTCGGGACCATCGACACCTGGCTGATCTGGAAGCTGTCGGGCGGCCAGGTGCATGTAACCGATTATTCCAACGCATCGCGTACGATGCTCTATAACATCCACGAATTGAAATGGGATGAGGAGCTGCTGCAGCTGCTGGACATCCCCAAGGGCATGCTGCCTGAGGTCAGGCCGTCATCCGAAATATATTCCAATACGGCATCCTATCACTTCTTCGGGCGAGAGGTTCCGATTGCCGGAGCGGCCGGCGATCAGCAAGCGGCGCTGTTCGGCCAGACCTGCTTCTCCGAAGGCATGGTGAAGACGACCTACGGAACAGGCAGCTTTATGCTGATGAATACCGGCGATAAGCCGGTTCAATCCGAGCATGGGCTGATCACCACGATCGCCTGGGGCCTGGATGGCCGCGTACAATACGCGCTTGAGGGCAGCGTCTTCGTGGCGGGCTCCGCGATACAGTGGCTGCGCGACGGGCTTCGAATGTTCCGCGAAGCCAAGGACAGCGAGCCCTATGCAAGACGGGTCCAATCCACCGAAGGCGTCTATGTGGTGCCGGCTTTTGTCGGTCTTGGCAGTCCGTATTGGAACAGCGATGTGCGGGGGGCGGTCTTCGGCCTGACGCGAGGCACTTCGAAGGAGCATTTCATCCGTGCAACCCTCGAGTCGCTTGCATATCAAACGCGCGATGTGCTCTCCGTGATGGAAGAGGATTCGGGCTTTCATATCGAATCCCTGCGGGTGGATGGAGGAGCGGTGTCCAACACCTTTCTTATGGAATTCCAAAGCGACATCCTGAACGTCCCGGTGGAAGTGCCGGACATTACGGAGACAACGGCGCTCGGTGCAGCTTACCTGGCAGGGCTCGCAGTCGGCTTCTGGAAGGATCAGGAGGAGATATGCAGCAAGTGGAGCATGGGGCAAAGCTTCAAACCAACCATGGAGGAAAGCGCAAGGGAGCAATTATACAGCGGCTGGAAAAAAGCCGTTTATGCGGCAATGGCTTTTCATTAG